The bacterium genome contains the following window.
CCTAAGGTTTCAGAGGAGCTCGATTTGACCCGTGATCAACAAGCCAAGATAAAGAAGATACAGGATGACCACCAGGAAAAGGTTCTCGATACAAAGCAAAAAATAGAGCGTCTGGGCCTCGAATTAAAAAGACTTTTTGAGGAGGATGCACCGCAGCAGTCCAAAATAGAAGCGAAGGTTCGTGAAATAGGCGCTTTGAGAACCGCCCTGCAGATAGAACGAGTGAATCTCTGCTTCGAGGTTCGCAAGCTGCTTACAGACGAACAAATAAAGAAGCTTA
Protein-coding sequences here:
- a CDS encoding periplasmic heavy metal sensor, producing the protein MFKLAAIPMIAGMLLAASAVRMPGGQGFMNPGMLLNPKVSEELDLTRDQQAKIKKIQDDHQEKVLDTKQKIERLGLELKRLFEEDAPQQSKIEAKVREIGALRTALQIERVNLCFEVRKLLTDEQIKKLRDMHPFRGSGEGPHDGQGRFNR